In Lachnospiraceae bacterium, one DNA window encodes the following:
- a CDS encoding VanZ family protein, with amino-acid sequence MRNFMKEVMKKWKWKILILLYLCFIYGNSLTPAVISSKESGYFLIRIQNLLSGAGMDAWWLTEHLVRKAAHFTEYAGLGFLLAMNTGAGIVPVFSLTRIAKANFTAAFCLPFIDETIQLFVEGRSGQITDVWLDMAGIYMGIMITGCLVKIVRTALEKNRKISSGSKWTQQKQEKNNEL; translated from the coding sequence ATGAGAAATTTCATGAAAGAAGTCATGAAAAAATGGAAATGGAAGATCCTGATCCTGTTATATCTTTGTTTTATATATGGCAATTCCCTGACTCCGGCTGTCATATCCTCGAAGGAAAGTGGATATTTTCTTATAAGGATACAGAACCTTCTTTCAGGAGCAGGGATGGATGCCTGGTGGCTGACGGAGCATCTGGTACGGAAGGCCGCTCATTTTACAGAGTATGCAGGCTTGGGATTTTTGCTGGCAATGAATACAGGTGCTGGAATAGTGCCTGTATTTTCTCTTACCAGGATCGCAAAAGCAAATTTCACAGCAGCGTTCTGTCTGCCTTTTATTGACGAAACCATCCAGCTGTTTGTAGAAGGGCGTTCCGGTCAGATAACTGATGTGTGGCTGGATATGGCGGGAATCTATATGGGGATCATGATCACTGGATGTCTGGTTAAAATAGTCAGGACTGCTTTGGAAAAAAATAGGAAAATATCGTCTGGATCAAAGTGGACACAGCAGAAACAGGAGAAAAATAATGAATTATAA
- the truA gene encoding tRNA pseudouridine(38-40) synthase TruA yields the protein MNYKVVMAYDGTRYNGWQKQGNTDKTIQGKLEQILLKMTGEEIEVHGSGRTDAGVHAKGQVANFHIDWKELEKNGKNGKNGKNVSDLKSKKEEYGGKKTPDQIMEYINEYLPEDIAVLSCEAVPERFHSRLSAVKKTYCYQLEMGAKKDVFQRNYYYGLGNMLDVDSMKEAAAFLTGTHDFKSFCGNKKMKKTTVRTITDIGFRQQGSRLHIYFTGNGFLQQMVRILTGTLIEVGMGKCEPGKMYDILRAQDRQAAGPTAPAQGLFLLNVEYEDK from the coding sequence ATGAATTATAAAGTGGTAATGGCCTATGATGGAACCAGATATAACGGTTGGCAGAAGCAGGGAAATACAGATAAGACCATTCAGGGAAAATTAGAACAGATCCTTTTAAAAATGACAGGAGAAGAAATCGAAGTCCATGGTTCCGGCCGTACGGATGCGGGAGTCCACGCAAAAGGCCAGGTGGCAAATTTCCATATTGACTGGAAAGAACTGGAAAAAAATGGAAAAAACGGGAAAAATGGAAAGAATGTATCAGACCTGAAGAGTAAAAAGGAAGAATATGGCGGAAAGAAAACGCCGGATCAGATCATGGAGTATATTAATGAGTATCTTCCGGAAGACATTGCTGTTTTATCCTGTGAGGCAGTCCCGGAGCGTTTCCACAGCCGTCTTTCTGCTGTGAAAAAAACATATTGCTACCAGTTGGAAATGGGAGCGAAGAAAGATGTTTTCCAGAGAAATTATTATTATGGTCTGGGGAATATGCTGGATGTAGATTCCATGAAAGAGGCAGCAGCTTTTCTTACAGGCACCCATGATTTTAAAAGCTTTTGCGGCAATAAGAAGATGAAAAAAACAACGGTGCGAACTATTACAGATATAGGGTTCAGGCAGCAGGGAAGCCGTCTGCACATTTATTTTACGGGAAATGGATTCCTGCAGCAGATGGTGCGCATTCTTACAGGCACGCTGATCGAAGTGGGGATGGGAAAATGTGAGCCTGGTAAAATGTATGATATTTTAAGGGCACAGGACAGGCAGGCAGCAGGACCTACAGCACCGGCACAGGGACTGTTTCTGCTAAATGTAGAATATGAGGATAAGTGA
- a CDS encoding aminotransferase class I/II-fold pyridoxal phosphate-dependent enzyme, whose product MKFAKRMDRFGEGIFSRLAEIKNKRISEGKEVIDLSIGAPNIPPAEHIRKALCEEAMKPENYVYAISDTKKMLDTVADWYKRRYDVELDPDTEICSLLGSQEGLAHIALSIADEGDIVMVPDPCYPVFGDGPQIAGAELYYMPLKKENDYIIQLQDIPEKVAKKAKLMVVSYPNNPTTAMAPAQFYQDLVAFAKKYDIIVLHDNAYSELVFDGKTCGSFLSYPGAKEIGVEFNSLSKTYGLAGARIGFCLGNKEVVKHMKMLKSNMDYGMFLPIQAAAVAALTGDQDCVYDTMKAYEARRDILCDGFRSIGWEMDRPVATMFVWAPIPKQYESSEAFVMDLVEKTGVMVTPGSAFGPSGEGFVRMALVQDREALERAIHAVDESGIFSKENA is encoded by the coding sequence ATGAAATTTGCAAAAAGAATGGATCGTTTTGGAGAAGGGATTTTCTCCAGATTGGCTGAGATTAAAAATAAAAGGATCAGTGAAGGGAAAGAAGTCATTGACTTAAGCATTGGTGCACCTAACATCCCGCCGGCAGAGCATATCCGCAAGGCTTTATGTGAGGAAGCCATGAAGCCGGAGAACTATGTTTATGCGATCAGCGATACCAAAAAGATGTTAGATACAGTGGCAGACTGGTACAAGAGAAGATATGACGTGGAACTGGACCCGGATACAGAGATATGTTCCCTTTTAGGCTCCCAGGAAGGTCTGGCACATATTGCATTGTCTATTGCAGATGAGGGAGACATTGTTATGGTGCCGGATCCATGTTATCCTGTATTTGGAGACGGTCCACAGATCGCAGGGGCAGAGCTTTACTATATGCCCTTAAAGAAAGAAAATGACTATATCATCCAGCTTCAGGATATCCCGGAAAAAGTGGCAAAAAAGGCAAAGCTTATGGTTGTTTCCTATCCAAACAATCCTACAACTGCCATGGCACCGGCGCAGTTTTACCAGGATCTGGTAGCATTTGCAAAGAAATACGATATTATTGTTCTCCATGATAATGCATACAGCGAGTTGGTATTTGATGGTAAGACCTGTGGAAGCTTTTTAAGTTATCCAGGTGCAAAAGAGATTGGAGTGGAATTTAACTCCCTTTCCAAGACATATGGTCTTGCAGGTGCCAGAATTGGCTTCTGCCTTGGAAACAAAGAGGTAGTCAAACATATGAAAATGTTAAAATCCAATATGGACTATGGTATGTTCCTGCCGATCCAGGCAGCAGCCGTAGCAGCTCTTACAGGTGATCAGGACTGTGTATATGATACCATGAAAGCTTATGAGGCAAGAAGAGACATTCTCTGTGACGGCTTCCGTTCTATTGGCTGGGAAATGGACCGACCGGTGGCAACTATGTTCGTATGGGCTCCGATCCCGAAGCAGTATGAGTCCTCCGAAGCTTTTGTTATGGATCTGGTAGAAAAGACCGGTGTTATGGTAACTCCGGGAAGTGCTTTCGGACCGTCTGGCGAAGGATTTGTGCGAATGGCGCTGGTACAGGACAGAGAAGCTTTGGAGCGCGCCATACATGCAGTGGATGAAAGCGGAATTTTCTCGAAGGAGAATGCATGA